AAATTTCCATATAAATTGCTATCATCTTTTAGATGGTAGCAATTTTTACTCAATTAACAATTAACAGTGAACAACTAAAAAAGAAAAGCTAAAATCATTTTAAAATGAAACTTTAAGTTTGATTTAGTAGTTGTTTAGTGTTAAATGTTAACCCAGTTCTAAAAGAACTGAAATTTATATAAAAAAATTATCAAATAATTGTTAACTGTTAATTGTTAACTGTTAATTGAACCAACGAGGTGTAAAATGAGTAATTATAAGACAATGTATAAAGATAAATTAAGTAAAATATTATTTTTAGAAATGAAAAAGGATGGATTTAAAAAGAGTATTAATATTCCTGAAAATGTAAAATTAAAAAATGATGATTTGTATATGCCTATAAGCGCTGAATATGTTGCTGCTAATGCAAATAATGAAATAAAACTAAGTAATTTGCCAATATATTATTTTATTGAAGGTATGTTCATAACTTTTGGTGCGGATAAAAATATTAAATACAATGAAGATTATGGAATAATTTTATCATATATTCCTGATTCTGAAGAATGTGTAAAGAGTCTTATCGCAGATAGAATAAAGAAAAATAGATTAGAAGATGCTTATATTTTATTAAAAGGACTTTATAGATATACTAAGGAAGAAGAAATTTTAACTAAGTTATTGGCTGTAGGAGAAACCATAAGAGAAAAGGATTCGAGTTTTGCGGAAATTTTATTAGAAGATATTGATGAATGTAAAGAAAAATTTGAAAAATCTCCAGAACCATATCTTTATAATGCATTAATACTTAAAGATAAAGGTGATTATAAAGGCGCAGAAGCAGAAATAAACGAATATATAAACAAGGGTGGGAAAAAAACACCTCAAATTGAACAAGTAGGAACTGATATTATCAATATAAGTCACTTTGAAAAAGCAATCGATTATTTAAAAGATGAACCTAAGAAATCAATTGAATTATTACTTCCATTATGTGAAGAATTTAAAGAAAATCCTTTAGTTTATTATTATTTAGGTGTTGGGTACAGAAAAATTGAAAATTATAAAACAGCTATACATTACTTAGAAGAAAGTCTTTCTCTTGAGTCTGGAAGCCTTGAAACTGTTAATGAACTTGGAATGAATTATGCATCTATTGGAGATTATGAAAAAGCAATAAAATACTTTAGGAAGGCTTTTGAAGCATCTAAAGAAGTAGAAATATGTACTAATATAGTAATGTGTTACATAAATTTAGGAGATAAAGAACAAGCCAAACTTAATTTAGATATTGCTAAAAAGTTGGCTCCAGATGATGAAATAGTAATAGAAATAGATCAAATGCTAAATAGAACAATAAAATAAGTTTTAGGAGATAATATGTTTACAAAAATACTCGATTTTAATATCTTTAATAAAGATAAAAAAACTTTAATGAATTATATAGAAGATCTTGATAAAGTAAATATAATATCAGGAAATCCAGAGGTTTTATTTAATGGATTAAATAATCCTATGCTTAAAGAAAACTTTAATGATAAATCGTCTATAATAATACCGGATGGAGTTGGAACAGTTCTTGCTACAAAATTATTAAAAAAGCCAGTTAAAGAGAAGATAGCTGGAATAGATGTTGTTAGAGAAGTTTTAATTAAAGCAAATTTAGAAGCGAAATCAATTTATTTATTAGGAGCAAAAGAAGAAATTCTTAAAAAATGCGTAGAAAATATTAAGCTTGAATTTCCTGATTTAAAAGTTTCTGGATTTCATAATGGATTTTTTGATTTAAATAACTGTGATGATATAATTGAAGATATAAAAATGTGTGAGCCTTGGGCTATTTTTGTGGCTATGGGTTCTCCAAGACAAGAAATATTTATACGGAAAATTATAAATATTTCCAATATTCATATATTTATGGGAGTAGGTGGTGTTTTTGATATATTTGCAGGCGAACTTAAAAGAGCACCAAAATGGATGATATCCTTAGGGTTAGAGTGGTTATACAGAGTTATGAAAGAGCCTTTTAGAATAAAAAGATTAGTTTTTATACCAAGATTTTTATTATTAGTATTAAAGAGTAAAGATAAAGTCAATAATGTTTAGGGTCGTGCAGTTTTTAGTTCAAAGTTTAAAAAAATATAGAAATATTATAATTGCTAGACATCAGGAAAAGTATATATGGGAATAAATAGGTGGAGAGAATGAAAAAAGGAAGCAGTTTAATTAAATCTACATTCATAATAATGATAGTGTCTTTAATAAGTAGAGCTTTAGGATTTATTCGTGATATGCTTATTGCAAAAAACTTTGGTGCAGGAATATATACTGATGCTTACAATATTGCTGTATCTGTACCGGAGATAATATTTACATTAGTTGGACTTGCAATATCAACTGCTTTTTTACCTATGTTAAGCAAAGTTAAAGCTAAAAAGGGCAAAAGAGAAATGTATAGTTTTGCCAATAACGTAATCAACATACTTTTTATTGTATCATTGATTTTTTTTATGATAACAAGTATTTTCTCGAAAGAAATAGTTAATATATTTGGATTTTCAGAAGAAACATCACTACTTGCAATTAAATTACTAAAAATTACACTTTTGAATCTTTTATTCTTATCAATTAATGCATGTTTTACATCATTATTACAAGTAAATGAAGATTTTGTTGTTCCATCTATTTTGGGGCTGTTTTTCAATTTACCTATGATATTATATTTATTATTATTTAAGAATTATGACATTGTTGGTTTAACAATTGCAAATGTTATAGGGAATTTCTTTAGGGTAGCTGTTCAAGTTCCATCATTGTTGGAACATGGATATGAATATAAATTCTTTATAAGCTTTAAAGATGAAAGATTGAAAGAAATTATGATATTAATAATTCCGGTAATTATTGGAGCCGGAGCAAATTCATTAAATATGGTAGTAGATAAATATATTGCTTCATATTTAGAAGTTGGATCAGTTTCAGCATTGGATTATGCCCAAAAATTGATATTTTTTATTAATACTATTATTACAACTTCAGTTACTAGTGTGGTATACCCACTTATGGCTAATATGCGACATAGTGGTGATAATGATGGTTTTATAAATATACTGAAAAAGGCTATTTTATATTTAGCTATATTATTAATTCCTATTACTATTGGAGTTATGATATTCGGTAAGGATATAGTTAAAATCGTATATGAAAGAGGAAAATTTACTGAACATGCAGTATATATTACAACTCTTGCTCTACTTGGATATGGCTTGGGAATATTCTTTACAGGAATAAGGGATATATTAAATTCAACATTATTCTCTATGGGAAAAACAAAAGCCACTACAATAAATGGAATTATAGGTGTTATAATTAATATAATTTTCAGTGTGATTTTATCAAAGTATATAGGCATAATGGGTGTTGCATTAGCTTCAGCAATAGCTATGATAGTGACATCAATGCTTTTATTTAAAAGTATAATTAAATTGGAAAAAGGTTTTATAATAAAGGATATAATTAAAAAGATAGGTATAATAACAATAAATTCTATA
The DNA window shown above is from Clostridium beijerinckii and carries:
- a CDS encoding glycosyltransferase, whose protein sequence is MFTKILDFNIFNKDKKTLMNYIEDLDKVNIISGNPEVLFNGLNNPMLKENFNDKSSIIIPDGVGTVLATKLLKKPVKEKIAGIDVVREVLIKANLEAKSIYLLGAKEEILKKCVENIKLEFPDLKVSGFHNGFFDLNNCDDIIEDIKMCEPWAIFVAMGSPRQEIFIRKIINISNIHIFMGVGGVFDIFAGELKRAPKWMISLGLEWLYRVMKEPFRIKRLVFIPRFLLLVLKSKDKVNNV
- the mviN gene encoding murein biosynthesis integral membrane protein MurJ, giving the protein MKKGSSLIKSTFIIMIVSLISRALGFIRDMLIAKNFGAGIYTDAYNIAVSVPEIIFTLVGLAISTAFLPMLSKVKAKKGKREMYSFANNVINILFIVSLIFFMITSIFSKEIVNIFGFSEETSLLAIKLLKITLLNLLFLSINACFTSLLQVNEDFVVPSILGLFFNLPMILYLLLFKNYDIVGLTIANVIGNFFRVAVQVPSLLEHGYEYKFFISFKDERLKEIMILIIPVIIGAGANSLNMVVDKYIASYLEVGSVSALDYAQKLIFFINTIITTSVTSVVYPLMANMRHSGDNDGFINILKKAILYLAILLIPITIGVMIFGKDIVKIVYERGKFTEHAVYITTLALLGYGLGIFFTGIRDILNSTLFSMGKTKATTINGIIGVIINIIFSVILSKYIGIMGVALASAIAMIVTSMLLFKSIIKLEKGFIIKDIIKKIGIITINSIIMGVIIIIIVIFLRSKLNSIVLLSLGTIIGSIIYFILCYLFKIEEIIEIKSLILKKIKR